In Bacteroidales bacterium, a single genomic region encodes these proteins:
- the rfbB gene encoding dTDP-glucose 4,6-dehydratase, giving the protein MKKTILVTGGAGFIGSHVVRRFVTKYPEYLIVNADKLTYAGNLENLTDIDKSKNYKFEKIDIVNKQAVLGLFKKYNFDGVIHLAAESHVDRSITGPDEFVFTNIVGTVNLLNAALNSWKEDFSGKLFYHVSTDEVFGSLGKEGLFTEETAYDPKSPYSASKASSDHMVRAYNHTFGVPAIVSNCSNNYGPNHFPEKLIPLAINNIKNNKPIPVYGKGENVRDWLYVEDHAAAIDIIFHKGKVGDTYNIGGNNEWKNIDLILLLCRIMDKKLNRPAGTSEKLITYVKDRPGHDLRYAIDSSKLQKELGWSPIPDFAFGLEKTVDWYLSNSKWLENVISGDYGKYYENMYSGR; this is encoded by the coding sequence ATGAAAAAAACAATTCTTGTTACTGGAGGAGCCGGATTTATTGGTTCGCACGTTGTAAGACGATTCGTTACCAAATATCCAGAATATCTTATTGTGAATGCAGATAAGCTAACCTATGCCGGAAACCTGGAAAACCTGACTGATATTGATAAAAGCAAGAATTATAAGTTTGAAAAGATTGACATTGTTAATAAACAGGCTGTACTCGGTCTGTTTAAAAAATACAACTTCGACGGAGTTATACATCTGGCTGCAGAATCTCATGTAGACAGGTCAATAACAGGTCCTGATGAATTTGTTTTCACAAACATCGTCGGCACAGTTAATCTTCTTAATGCAGCCCTGAACAGTTGGAAGGAAGATTTCTCAGGAAAACTATTCTATCATGTATCTACCGATGAGGTTTTTGGATCTCTCGGAAAAGAGGGCCTCTTTACAGAAGAAACTGCATATGATCCCAAAAGCCCCTACTCTGCTTCAAAAGCCAGCTCTGATCATATGGTAAGAGCTTACAACCACACTTTTGGCGTTCCGGCTATAGTTTCAAACTGCTCAAATAATTACGGGCCTAATCATTTCCCTGAAAAGCTTATCCCGCTTGCTATTAACAATATAAAGAATAACAAACCTATACCTGTTTACGGTAAGGGAGAGAATGTCCGCGACTGGCTATATGTTGAGGATCATGCAGCCGCAATTGATATTATCTTCCACAAAGGGAAAGTTGGTGACACTTATAACATCGGGGGAAACAATGAATGGAAGAATATTGACCTGATTTTGCTTCTTTGCAGAATAATGGACAAAAAACTTAATCGCCCGGCAGGTACCTCAGAAAAGCTAATAACTTATGTTAAGGATAGGCCCGGACATGATCTCAGGTACGCAATAGATTCATCCAAATTACAGAAAGAACTGGGATGGTCTCCTATTCCTGATTTTGCTTTTGGACTTGAAAAAACAGTTGACTGGTATCTCTCAAACTCAAAATGGCTTGAAAATGTCATTTCGGGAGATTACGGAAAATATTATGAAAATATGTATTCAGGCAGATAG
- a CDS encoding glycogen/starch synthase produces the protein MESRKVLFISQEITPYLGETKLSKIGRYLPQGIQERGKEIRTFMPRYGCINERRNQLHEVIRLSGMNLIIDDTDHPLIIKVASIQSARMQVYFIDNDDYFQRKHIISDASGKEFEDNDERALFFARGVIETVKKLRWAPDIVHCHGWMSALVPVYLRSIYNDDPLFHNYKIIYSVYNNDFKNPFRSTFADKLRFDGIDGESLKMVKKPDFVSVSKLAIKYSDGIIIGSEDINEELKKYLTTINKPVLEFKDETEYIDAYNDFYDKIL, from the coding sequence ATGGAAAGCAGGAAGGTTTTATTCATTTCACAAGAGATCACTCCATACCTGGGTGAGACAAAACTGTCGAAGATCGGAAGATATCTGCCGCAGGGAATTCAGGAAAGGGGCAAGGAGATCAGGACTTTTATGCCAAGGTATGGCTGTATAAATGAGCGACGCAATCAGCTTCATGAGGTTATCAGGTTATCTGGAATGAACCTCATTATTGATGATACAGACCACCCCCTCATAATTAAAGTTGCTTCAATTCAATCGGCCCGCATGCAGGTCTATTTTATTGATAATGATGATTATTTTCAGAGAAAACATATTATAAGTGACGCTTCAGGTAAAGAATTTGAAGATAATGATGAGCGGGCTCTTTTCTTTGCCCGCGGTGTTATTGAAACAGTAAAGAAATTGCGTTGGGCACCGGATATTGTGCATTGCCATGGATGGATGTCTGCACTGGTTCCGGTTTATCTGAGAAGCATTTACAATGATGACCCCCTGTTCCACAACTACAAAATTATCTATTCCGTTTACAATAATGATTTTAAAAATCCGTTTAGATCAACATTCGCTGACAAACTGAGATTTGACGGAATAGACGGGGAAAGTCTTAAAATGGTTAAGAAACCCGATTTTGTTAGTGTTTCTAAACTGGCTATCAAATACTCTGACGGAATCATTATCGGAAGCGAAGATATAAATGAAGAGCTGAAAAAGTATTTAACTACTATTAATAAACCGGTTCTTGAATTTAAGGATGAGACTGAATACATTGATGCCTATAATGATTTTTATGACAAGATTTTATAA
- a CDS encoding aspartate 1-decarboxylase: MLIEVLKSKIHKVTITGANLNYIGSITIDEDLIDAANLIENEKVQVMDLNNGERFETYVIKGERGSGDICLNGAAARKVLPGDVIIIMSFATMDFQEAKSFRPTIIFPDTNTNKLI; this comes from the coding sequence ATGTTAATTGAAGTATTAAAATCAAAAATTCACAAGGTTACAATTACCGGTGCTAACCTGAATTATATAGGAAGTATCACAATTGATGAGGATCTTATTGATGCTGCAAATCTGATAGAAAACGAAAAAGTGCAGGTTATGGATCTGAACAACGGTGAAAGGTTTGAGACGTACGTAATCAAAGGGGAAAGAGGCTCTGGCGATATCTGCCTTAATGGTGCTGCTGCAAGAAAAGTACTTCCCGGAGATGTAATTATAATAATGTCTTTTGCCACAATGGATTTTCAGGAAGCCAAATCATTCAGGCCAACAATTATTTTCCCCGATACAAATACAAATAAACTGATCTGA
- a CDS encoding pantoate--beta-alanine ligase — MKVISTVSGIRKQIKGSGLTPLGFVPTMGALHDGHLSLVRSAAGKCPLVVVSIFVNPTQFNDKNDLKNYPRDVDKDLRLLDKILRENDIVFTPTVDEIYPEEDKRIFNFGNLDKVMEAKHRPGHFNGVGQVVSRLFEIVSPDIAVFGQKDFQQLAVIKELVRQTGDKVKIIGHPIVREDDGLAMSSRNMLLEPAIRKNAPIIYRTISAASEMIGYHDIPEIKTFVKKMINSVPDFEVEYFDIADDTELSPVNFKSEMQKDKRYFGCIAVRAGKIRLIDNIEFGLV, encoded by the coding sequence ATGAAAGTAATCAGTACCGTTTCCGGAATCAGAAAGCAGATTAAAGGATCAGGACTTACTCCTCTTGGATTTGTTCCTACAATGGGGGCTCTTCATGATGGTCATCTCTCTCTGGTAAGATCAGCAGCAGGAAAATGCCCGCTTGTAGTTGTAAGTATCTTTGTAAATCCGACCCAGTTTAACGATAAAAACGACCTGAAGAACTATCCCCGTGATGTTGATAAGGATCTCCGGCTTCTTGATAAGATCCTTCGTGAGAACGATATAGTCTTCACTCCGACTGTCGATGAAATTTATCCTGAAGAGGATAAAAGAATCTTCAATTTTGGCAACCTCGACAAGGTTATGGAGGCAAAGCACAGGCCCGGCCATTTCAACGGAGTAGGTCAGGTAGTGAGCAGATTATTTGAAATAGTCAGTCCCGACATCGCTGTTTTCGGACAAAAAGATTTCCAGCAGCTGGCAGTTATAAAAGAACTGGTAAGACAGACTGGCGACAAAGTAAAAATAATTGGTCACCCGATAGTGAGAGAAGACGACGGACTTGCAATGAGCAGCCGGAACATGCTCCTGGAACCTGCAATCAGAAAAAACGCACCTATAATATACAGAACTATTTCAGCCGCTTCAGAAATGATCGGCTATCATGATATCCCTGAAATAAAAACATTTGTTAAAAAAATGATAAATAGTGTCCCGGACTTTGAGGTCGAATACTTTGATATTGCGGACGATACAGAGTTGTCGCCGGTGAATTTTAAAAGTGAGATGCAAAAAGACAAAAGATACTTCGGTTGTATAGCTGTGAGAGCAGGAAAGATAAGGCTTATAGATAATATCGAATTTGGGTTGGTCTGA
- the glmS gene encoding glutamine--fructose-6-phosphate transaminase (isomerizing), with translation MCGIVGYIGSKPAKDIVINGLKRLEYRGYDSAGIALVNGETKIFKCAGRVKDLEEMVNKSNFNGTIGMGHTRWATHGEPNELNAHPQISYKGNFIVVHNGIIENYSTLKKHLEGRGIKFTSQTDTEVLANLIEHMYLEGDLTAELAITLALNRVEGAYGLVIICTNEPDRLFAARKGSPLVIGVGEGENFIASDATPIVEYTQRVIYLNDDDLAIIKKDELILKTIRNEKIQPEVKELDLKIGEIDKEGFDHFMLKEIFEQPRAIHDTFRGRVLPDHSGIMLGGLHSVIETMSQSERIIIIACGTSWHAGLVGEYIFEEYTRIPVEVEYASEFRYRNPIIKKSDIVIAISQSGETADTLAAIKLAKSKGAKVIGICNVVGSSIPRETDAGVYTHAGPEIGVASTKAFTSQVTVLAMMAFAIGHKKGIISDEAYKDLITELVAIPAKIEKALAVNEKALELAKVFQNSTNALYLGRGYLFPVALEGALKLKEISYIHAEGYPAAEMKHGPIALIDENMPVVVVATKDDTYEKIISNIQEIKARKGNVIAIVTEGDEIIRKMADYVLEVPDTIPAFSGLLAVIPLQLLSYHIAVLRGCNVDQPRNLAKSVTVE, from the coding sequence ATGTGTGGAATAGTAGGCTATATTGGTTCTAAACCAGCAAAAGATATTGTAATAAACGGGCTTAAAAGGCTTGAATACCGCGGATACGACTCTGCAGGTATTGCTCTTGTTAACGGTGAGACTAAAATCTTTAAATGTGCAGGAAGAGTTAAAGATCTCGAGGAGATGGTTAACAAATCGAATTTTAACGGCACCATTGGAATGGGTCACACCAGGTGGGCTACTCATGGTGAGCCAAATGAACTAAATGCGCATCCACAGATATCTTATAAGGGAAACTTTATCGTCGTACATAACGGGATAATTGAGAACTATTCAACTCTGAAAAAACATCTTGAAGGAAGAGGAATTAAGTTCACCAGCCAGACAGATACTGAAGTACTTGCAAACCTTATTGAACATATGTACCTCGAGGGCGACCTCACTGCCGAGCTGGCAATCACCCTTGCACTTAACAGGGTTGAAGGTGCTTATGGACTGGTAATAATCTGTACTAATGAACCCGACAGACTATTTGCTGCAAGAAAGGGGAGTCCGCTGGTTATCGGAGTCGGCGAAGGTGAAAATTTTATTGCTTCCGATGCAACGCCGATAGTCGAATATACACAGCGGGTAATCTATTTGAATGATGATGATCTGGCGATTATCAAGAAAGACGAACTGATACTTAAGACTATCAGGAATGAAAAGATACAACCTGAAGTAAAAGAGCTCGACCTAAAGATTGGTGAAATCGATAAGGAGGGTTTTGACCATTTCATGCTTAAGGAGATTTTTGAACAGCCAAGAGCAATACACGATACTTTCAGAGGAAGGGTACTGCCAGACCATTCAGGTATAATGCTCGGAGGACTTCACAGCGTTATCGAAACGATGTCGCAATCGGAGAGAATTATTATAATTGCCTGTGGCACATCGTGGCATGCAGGATTGGTTGGGGAGTATATTTTTGAAGAGTATACAAGAATACCTGTTGAGGTTGAATATGCTTCCGAATTCCGTTACAGGAATCCTATAATTAAGAAAAGTGACATTGTTATTGCTATAAGTCAGAGCGGTGAAACAGCCGACACTCTTGCCGCCATAAAACTTGCAAAGTCAAAAGGAGCCAAGGTAATAGGGATTTGTAATGTTGTTGGGAGCAGTATCCCGCGCGAAACTGATGCAGGGGTCTACACCCATGCGGGTCCTGAGATAGGTGTTGCATCAACAAAAGCCTTTACATCGCAGGTTACAGTACTTGCCATGATGGCATTTGCAATAGGTCATAAGAAGGGCATAATTTCTGATGAGGCATACAAAGATCTGATTACCGAACTGGTTGCAATACCTGCAAAGATTGAAAAAGCGCTTGCCGTAAATGAAAAAGCCCTCGAGCTGGCCAAAGTATTTCAGAATAGCACCAACGCACTTTACCTCGGAAGGGGATACCTTTTTCCGGTAGCTCTCGAAGGGGCACTCAAGCTCAAGGAGATCTCCTATATCCATGCTGAGGGTTATCCTGCCGCCGAGATGAAACATGGACCGATTGCACTTATTGACGAAAATATGCCTGTAGTAGTAGTTGCTACAAAAGACGATACCTATGAAAAAATCATAAGCAATATCCAGGAGATTAAAGCAAGAAAAGGTAATGTGATTGCTATAGTAACCGAGGGCGATGAGATAATCAGAAAAATGGCTGATTATGTCCTTGAGGTACCTGATACTATTCCAGCATTTTCAGGGCTTCTTGCAGTTATACCTCTTCAGCTTCTTTCGTATCATATTGCTGTTTTAAGAGGATGCAATGTTGACCAGCCAAGGAATCTGGCCAAGTCGGTAACTGTTGAATAA
- a CDS encoding flippase-like domain-containing protein translates to MKKGILQSLKFLAFFVVGLALMWLAFRSVDFNKLSAELRKADYSWLFLSVFFGFVAFLSRARRWVLLINPLGYHPSFMNSFYALMTGYLANIALPRVGEITRCVALGKKEKIPVDQLIGTVVIERTVDFISLLTIMIVLLITSGDQIGLFMKESILIPIEQNVTAVFGSTWILWAALFTIGAVSFGFMIGYRHSLSKIRFFAKMFDIARGIVNGLKTITNLKRKWEFIFHSVFIWVNYALMTWVVVFSLEVTSHLTFGDSIFLLVIGGLAMSAPVQSGLGAFHYIISRGLLIVEGIPLEDGLVYALLTHESQLIFVVIVGAISFFMIFKKDKKEEVV, encoded by the coding sequence TTGAAAAAAGGTATCCTTCAATCGTTAAAGTTTCTTGCTTTCTTCGTTGTCGGATTGGCACTGATGTGGCTCGCATTCAGGTCTGTGGATTTTAACAAGCTTTCTGCAGAACTCAGAAAAGCCGACTATTCCTGGTTATTTTTATCCGTTTTCTTTGGTTTTGTTGCTTTCCTGAGCAGGGCCAGAAGATGGGTTCTTCTTATTAATCCCCTCGGATACCATCCCTCCTTCATGAATTCCTTTTATGCCCTGATGACCGGGTACCTTGCAAACATAGCACTTCCAAGGGTAGGAGAAATAACAAGGTGTGTGGCTCTTGGCAAAAAAGAAAAAATCCCTGTAGATCAGCTAATAGGTACTGTTGTTATTGAAAGAACTGTCGACTTTATCTCTCTCCTGACGATAATGATTGTTCTGCTTATTACGAGCGGCGACCAGATTGGTTTGTTTATGAAAGAAAGCATTCTGATTCCAATAGAACAAAATGTAACTGCAGTATTTGGATCAACGTGGATATTGTGGGCTGCACTTTTTACAATAGGAGCAGTTTCTTTTGGATTCATGATCGGTTACAGACACAGCCTGAGTAAAATAAGGTTCTTTGCAAAGATGTTCGATATTGCCAGAGGAATAGTAAACGGACTTAAAACAATAACAAACCTGAAAAGAAAATGGGAGTTTATCTTTCATTCTGTCTTTATCTGGGTCAACTATGCCCTTATGACCTGGGTTGTTGTTTTTTCGCTGGAAGTTACATCGCACCTTACCTTTGGAGACAGTATCTTCCTGCTTGTAATCGGGGGACTGGCAATGTCTGCTCCAGTGCAGAGCGGCCTCGGAGCATTTCATTATATTATCTCCAGAGGACTGCTTATTGTTGAAGGAATACCTCTCGAAGACGGACTCGTTTATGCCCTTCTCACACATGAATCTCAGCTGATCTTTGTTGTTATTGTGGGAGCAATATCATTCTTTATGATATTTAAAAAAGATAAAAAGGAAGAAGTCGTCTGA
- the radA gene encoding DNA repair protein RadA codes for MAKNKTIFVCQNCGVESAKWIGRCPSCKEWNTYHEEIIAPASSKDTAFVISQEKRKPELLDSIKPDEHGRQKTGISELDRILGGGIVGGSLILLGGEPGVGKSTLALQLALALKGKNILYVSGEESEEQISLRAHRMKHTNPQCYILSETELESILTHAENIKPGLIIIDSIQTMSTGMLESSAGSVSQVRECAAQLLKYSKITGIPIFLIGHITKDGTLAGPKVLEHIVDVVLYFEGDNNYVYRILRSVKNRFGSTSEIGIFEMVETGLREVDNPSEMFINQHEEALSGISIAATVDGLRPFLIETQALVSSAVYGTPQRSATGFDIRRLNMLLAVLEKRAGFKLGVKDVFLNLAGGIKVTDPAIDLAILSSVLSSNLDIPIGREICFTGEAGLSGEIRPVSRIEQRIREASKMGFTKIYISKYHRNLSIKGLNIEVIQVAKIENLVRSLFS; via the coding sequence ATGGCAAAAAACAAAACAATCTTCGTCTGTCAGAACTGTGGTGTTGAATCTGCAAAATGGATCGGCAGATGCCCTTCGTGCAAGGAATGGAATACTTATCATGAAGAGATAATAGCCCCTGCCTCATCAAAAGACACAGCTTTTGTAATCAGTCAGGAGAAAAGGAAACCTGAACTCCTCGATTCTATTAAGCCTGACGAACATGGAAGGCAGAAAACCGGAATTTCAGAACTCGACAGAATACTTGGAGGAGGAATTGTAGGCGGATCGCTTATTCTTCTGGGCGGTGAACCGGGAGTGGGAAAATCAACTCTTGCCCTTCAGCTTGCCCTGGCTCTGAAAGGAAAAAACATACTCTATGTCTCCGGAGAGGAGAGCGAAGAACAGATCAGTCTGCGGGCACACCGCATGAAACATACAAATCCTCAATGCTATATCCTGAGTGAAACAGAACTGGAAAGCATACTTACACATGCAGAGAATATTAAACCGGGATTGATCATAATTGATTCCATACAGACAATGAGCACAGGCATGCTGGAATCATCAGCAGGTTCTGTATCTCAGGTCAGAGAGTGTGCCGCACAGTTGCTGAAATATTCCAAAATTACCGGAATACCAATATTTCTTATCGGACACATTACAAAAGACGGAACACTGGCAGGACCAAAAGTTCTTGAACATATTGTAGATGTTGTTCTTTATTTCGAAGGAGATAACAACTACGTTTACAGAATACTCCGCTCGGTGAAAAACCGGTTTGGTTCAACTTCTGAAATAGGGATCTTCGAGATGGTTGAAACAGGCCTGCGGGAAGTTGACAACCCTTCGGAAATGTTTATCAATCAGCATGAAGAGGCTCTCAGCGGAATCTCTATTGCAGCCACTGTTGACGGGCTCCGCCCCTTTCTGATTGAGACACAGGCCCTCGTAAGCAGCGCTGTTTACGGAACACCCCAAAGAAGTGCTACAGGATTTGATATAAGGAGATTAAACATGCTTCTCGCGGTTCTCGAAAAAAGGGCCGGGTTCAAACTTGGGGTTAAAGACGTTTTCCTGAATCTTGCCGGAGGAATCAAAGTAACAGACCCCGCAATTGATCTTGCAATACTAAGCTCCGTCCTGTCATCGAATCTTGACATTCCTATCGGAAGAGAAATATGCTTTACAGGAGAAGCAGGCTTATCGGGTGAAATCAGACCTGTATCCAGAATCGAACAGCGTATCCGCGAGGCTTCCAAGATGGGCTTTACAAAAATATATATATCAAAATACCACAGAAACCTTAGTATAAAAGGACTTAATATTGAGGTGATTCAGGTTGCTAAGATTGAGAATCTGGTAAGGTCGCTTTTTAGCTAA
- a CDS encoding DUF4954 family protein, whose protein sequence is MSLSDTFRKLTSAETEALVRNGCSCEDWNRVKVQEGFNPSSCNNVIFSGDITLGVFNEPFIDESGVTLPGGILNARLHNCTIGSNVIINNIGDYIANYIIEDKVVIKNCGKIHTEGISSFGNGISVKVLNETGGRAVKIWDKLSAHEAYIIALYRHRNEAVNIIEKMVDEYSLSHSSNRGTIGFGTRIFNCSRIRNVKFAPFTHVDGAMTLNEGSVNSCAEDPVFIGPGVIMEHFILCSGSTVTESTLIDKCFIGQGCTLAKHYSAENSLFFANCGGYHGEACSVFAGPYTVTHHKSTLLIAGIFSFMNAGSGSNQSNHMYKLGPIHQGIMERGSKTTSDSYLLWPARIGPYTLVMGRHYKNLDTSSLPFSYLIESNDESILVPGINLRSVGTIRDAQKWPLRDTRKDSQKIDQVNFNLLSPYTIRKMIDGRNLLIKIKAEAPYGESFFYYNEMKISRNSLERGIDLYQTGINKFLGNSIIKRLENTELSNNDQLRKKLIPAHQIGRGEWVDLAGLIAPKTEIDSLLDRIESGAIKSIEGLTESFLNMQNSYYDWEWTWACEKIEEEAGITVNKLTAADVIEIVEKWSRSVIDLDNLLYEDARKEFTLSSMTGFGIDGGDDVKRLDFEYVRGEFESNKVVTAIREHINQKRALGEELIARLKNIS, encoded by the coding sequence ATGAGCCTCAGTGATACATTTCGTAAACTCACAAGCGCAGAAACTGAAGCCCTTGTAAGGAACGGCTGCAGCTGTGAAGACTGGAACAGGGTAAAGGTGCAGGAAGGTTTTAATCCTTCATCGTGCAATAATGTAATCTTTTCGGGTGATATTACCCTGGGAGTATTCAATGAACCATTTATTGATGAATCGGGTGTTACTCTTCCCGGAGGTATTTTGAATGCCAGACTGCATAACTGTACAATTGGTTCGAATGTTATAATAAATAATATTGGAGATTATATAGCCAATTATATAATTGAAGATAAGGTCGTTATAAAGAACTGCGGTAAAATACATACTGAAGGGATCTCCTCATTCGGGAACGGGATCTCAGTCAAGGTGCTTAACGAAACAGGCGGAAGGGCAGTCAAAATATGGGACAAACTCTCTGCTCATGAGGCATACATAATAGCTCTTTACAGACACAGAAATGAGGCTGTAAATATTATTGAGAAAATGGTGGATGAGTATTCCCTGTCTCATTCTTCAAACAGGGGTACAATCGGATTTGGTACCAGAATTTTTAATTGCAGCAGGATCAGGAATGTTAAGTTTGCCCCATTCACCCATGTTGACGGAGCAATGACTCTGAATGAGGGTTCAGTAAACAGCTGTGCAGAAGATCCTGTTTTTATAGGTCCCGGAGTAATAATGGAACATTTTATTCTTTGCTCGGGGTCTACCGTAACAGAATCGACTCTTATTGATAAATGCTTTATTGGGCAAGGCTGCACTTTGGCCAAACACTATTCGGCTGAAAACTCCTTGTTCTTTGCTAACTGCGGCGGTTATCATGGTGAAGCCTGTTCGGTGTTTGCAGGACCATATACAGTGACTCATCATAAATCCACACTGCTTATTGCAGGTATTTTCTCATTTATGAATGCCGGCAGCGGATCGAACCAGAGTAACCATATGTATAAGCTTGGACCGATACATCAGGGAATTATGGAGCGGGGATCAAAGACAACAAGCGACTCGTATCTGCTCTGGCCGGCCCGTATCGGACCCTACACTCTGGTAATGGGAAGACATTATAAAAACCTCGACACATCTTCTCTTCCTTTCTCATATCTTATTGAAAGCAACGATGAAAGTATTCTTGTCCCGGGAATTAACCTTCGAAGTGTAGGAACAATCAGGGATGCCCAGAAATGGCCTCTCAGGGATACCAGAAAAGACTCTCAGAAGATAGATCAGGTTAACTTTAACCTGTTGAGTCCCTATACTATCAGGAAAATGATAGACGGCAGGAATCTTCTTATAAAGATAAAAGCAGAAGCCCCTTATGGTGAATCGTTTTTTTACTATAATGAGATGAAGATTTCGCGTAATTCACTCGAACGCGGAATTGATCTTTATCAGACAGGTATTAATAAATTTCTCGGGAACTCTATTATCAAGAGATTAGAGAACACTGAACTCAGTAACAATGATCAGCTGAGAAAGAAGCTTATTCCGGCACATCAGATTGGAAGAGGTGAATGGGTTGACCTTGCAGGACTTATAGCTCCAAAAACAGAGATTGATTCCCTTCTCGACCGAATAGAGTCAGGTGCAATTAAGTCCATCGAAGGGTTAACAGAGTCGTTCCTGAATATGCAGAATTCATACTATGACTGGGAATGGACATGGGCTTGTGAAAAGATTGAAGAGGAAGCAGGAATTACTGTTAATAAATTAACAGCTGCCGATGTTATTGAAATAGTGGAAAAATGGAGCAGGAGTGTTATTGACCTCGATAATCTTCTTTATGAGGATGCACGAAAAGAGTTTACACTGTCGTCGATGACCGGCTTCGGAATTGACGGTGGTGATGATGTCAAGAGGCTCGACTTTGAATATGTGAGGGGAGAATTTGAATCTAACAAAGTAGTTACTGCAATACGTGAGCACATAAATCAAAAACGGGCTCTCGGTGAGGAGTTGATAGCCCGTTTAAAAAATATTAGCTGA
- a CDS encoding DUF4270 family protein, producing MTRFYNIFQNISRIDSVIPRFYKFLSLTIFAALFIVSCEEKPTTIGSGLLPGSDFVLTRSIDTLSARSFTMYDDSIRSDNPSVSYIGQIYDPYFGTTTSGFVTQIRLKPEWDDLSFTIDSVKLVLHILDVKGGSVEDVLHTLKISEISEQIYTDKEYYSNREVPLTGYTVDNILLPALQPDTINELEINLPVAFGEYLTRDTTKLFHNNVRPDFRAFFKGLYFELIPASDPLLLTLSLTYENQGYYNNYIVLFMHDNAGVTKEYYFIMDAKNTNASFNKFSHDFTTAQPGKKIMHINDGYLDTLSYLQHLNGVYTRITLPGLESLKNNPAFDNIGVNKARIIVPVHFDGDLYSASTAPKQLYLRYRTTSGTKYLVSDYNSSYSGFFDGKIDTTAGKYTFNIPGFVQKYLEDNTGEIKPELEVFQSGGTKNVILKANNSKSPVKFELTYTKF from the coding sequence ATGACAAGATTTTATAATATATTCCAAAATATCAGCAGAATCGATTCTGTAATTCCCCGTTTTTACAAATTTCTCAGTCTGACAATCTTTGCAGCATTATTCATTGTATCATGTGAGGAGAAACCGACTACTATTGGTTCCGGACTGCTTCCCGGCAGCGATTTTGTTCTTACCAGATCGATCGACACTCTGAGTGCACGATCATTTACAATGTATGATGATTCAATTCGTTCGGATAATCCGTCTGTATCTTACATCGGTCAGATTTATGATCCGTACTTCGGAACCACAACTTCAGGATTTGTAACACAGATAAGGCTTAAACCAGAGTGGGATGACCTCTCTTTTACAATAGATTCCGTAAAACTGGTTCTTCATATTCTCGATGTAAAAGGCGGATCTGTAGAAGATGTTCTTCATACCCTGAAAATCTCTGAGATTTCGGAGCAGATCTATACTGACAAAGAATACTATTCAAACAGGGAAGTTCCTCTTACAGGTTATACTGTGGATAATATTCTTCTTCCGGCTCTGCAGCCTGATACAATAAATGAACTGGAGATTAATTTGCCGGTCGCTTTCGGAGAATATCTTACAAGGGATACTACGAAACTTTTTCACAATAATGTCAGGCCTGATTTCAGAGCCTTCTTTAAAGGCTTATACTTCGAGCTGATTCCTGCTTCAGATCCGCTTCTTCTTACATTGAGCCTGACATACGAAAACCAGGGATATTATAATAACTATATAGTTCTTTTCATGCACGACAATGCAGGTGTTACAAAAGAATACTATTTCATTATGGATGCGAAGAATACAAACGCTTCATTTAACAAGTTCTCACATGATTTTACTACCGCACAGCCGGGTAAAAAGATCATGCATATAAATGATGGTTATCTGGACACACTTTCTTACCTGCAGCATCTTAATGGTGTTTATACAAGAATAACTCTGCCTGGACTGGAATCATTAAAAAACAATCCTGCTTTTGATAATATCGGAGTAAACAAGGCGAGGATTATTGTTCCGGTACATTTCGACGGAGATCTTTACAGTGCCTCCACTGCACCTAAACAATTGTATCTTAGATACAGAACCACAAGCGGGACTAAATACCTTGTTTCTGATTACAATTCATCATATTCGGGTTTCTTTGACGGAAAGATTGACACGACAGCCGGAAAGTATACTTTTAACATACCTGGTTTTGTGCAAAAGTACCTTGAAGATAATACAGGCGAAATAAAGCCTGAACTCGAAGTATTCCAATCTGGCGGAACGAAAAACGTTATTCTTAAGGCTAATAATAGCAAGTCTCCTGTTAAATTCGAACTAACCTATACTAAGTTCTAG